The Drosophila innubila isolate TH190305 chromosome 2L unlocalized genomic scaffold, UK_Dinn_1.0 4_B_2L, whole genome shotgun sequence genome segment GGCGCCGATTCTCGAACGATTCTTGGCATACAAAATGTACtaatcaaatgcaaaaacaaaatacaaaattctaaTGCAATACACATATCGAAAGTTGCCAGCAAGTCGGCGAAATTCCTTTAAAGCGCATCTTGCAGGCTCAatgtctttattttattattacagtACACACTCTTTATAATTAACCTTAACACTCCAGTGAAGCAACCTCTGCATTAGCaacttatttgattttataatttccatacattcattttatttttcactttagTTATCATtctttctaaaaaatttaaaagatattgaGAGTATCCATTTTtggaaatcaaaattattattctatCGCATCAAAAAAcgtatattgaaaaatattattgccgAATATCAAAGAAAAGTCAGTCCGTAAaagacttaatttaattaataaaactggtttaacataatatttatgtttattgtgtTTATAAAAGCAACTTTTTCTACAAATGaatctttttcaaaaataggtTTATATTAGTCGCTTGTATAGAATGTAGTTTTTGTGTTGAAATTGACATGTGCCAAGGCTTATTTTAACTGCGGGTTCTTTCCCTGTGCTATCTGCAATCTGTATATAAACTGTAAACATTTCACCATCTACCACTTcattctcttcttcttcttcttctttttggccATCTCACCAAATGGCTCAAATGTAGCGCCATGCGGGCACAGCATGCAAAAATCCAGGACCTTCTTCCATCATATTATGCCTCTTCTTTTTACTCcctactttgttgttgtttgcactGAGGTATTTTGTTGCCTGGTCAAACACATGTGTTTGGCATGTGTCTGTCTATGTGtggtgtgcgagtgtgtgtgtgcgagtgtgtgtgtgtgtgttttcgtAGTCCGTGTCACACAGGCGTTCACACCACCAGGCGTTGACGTAGGTGTGAGACTAGGGACTGTCCAGTCTTGTCTGGAAGGGTTGTTATTTGTTAACTGATAAACCTTATCAAGTATTCCATTTATATTTCAGTTAGCTCTCGAAACTTTATGTTTCACTTTTTTACTTGTgtctttacatatttttaagtttttgaattGTTTCATACTTATAAATGTAGGCATCTACATACgccgaattttttttataaattaataataaatttcaagttctcttacgtatatatataaataaatatatatatatttcaaaatcttCGAACtgtgttattaaaaatgttaatttcaatAGCGTATTACTAATACaccatatatattttcatattcatgATTCAATtctcttttattataaatctcTCATTTAATAGCTCGAATTTACTCAGTCTGTATATCGTGATTGCTCGATTCGAACGTAGAAAACTCGCTATCGGAATATTAAACctataaaatgaatattaatattgttgaatTACCTTTTGATATCTTAATACTTATCTGCGATCAATTTGAACTATTCGAtgatttgaaaaactttgccaGAGCTCATCCAAAACTGTGGGATGTATTTGCTTATTGCAACCGTAATGAAGTACATCGTCGAATTGTTTTTGAAGAGAATGGAGTAGAGGAGAAGCATTATGACTTTATTTTGGAATGGTGGGGTCCAAGTCTAACATCAATcgttaattttaagttttctcgTATTGATTCAGGAGACTTGATAGAGACCGCTGCTAAATTCTGTCCCAATTTGGAAAACATAACATTTACGGTCAAagtaaaaagtattaaaaaacttgaagaaaatttaccaaaactgaaaacaatcAAGGATGTTACAATGGAATGCTGGAAACAAGAGCGGcctaataataacataattaaatcatttcaaaGTTTAACGAATCTACGATCTCTACACTTACGTTACGGTGAATTGAATAAGAGTGAaagtaagtttaaaataagtaaacttGCCGTTAAAAGAATATATTGATAATTTTCAGGAATTCAATTGAATACCCTAACTCAAGTGACAGAACTCGGTATTGATACTATTCACGCTGATAATGTTAGTGATCTCTCCACATTACTTCGACGTCTTCGTGTATTAAGTACTGATTATTCCTGTGAAACAACGCTAGTTCGTTTGGCTGAACATTGCCATAATTTGgagatattgaaattgaatcacTTTTGCTCAATCATACCATATTTTCCGAAATTGATACACTTAGGaataaaacacacatatactTTAGGCTATATAAATAGCCGATACAATGAACATCTGCAAGTTTTCGATATGTCTTTATTACTGGTGGACGATGAGACAATCGCACGTATTGCTGAATTTCGTGTTCTTAAGCACCTGATATGTAAGTCAATTGTATCAAGTACTGTTAATGTACTTGTCAAAATGCCATTAGAACATATATGGGCGGAAAGCATAAGCCAAATTGATATATTGAGATTGGTGAATGAATGCTCGTCATTAAATACTCTTGGTTGTCATGGTGATGACATCAAAACTTATGAGGAATTTCTCCCTACACTTTTGGATATATTGAAGGCGAGAGGTTTTCAAGCTGATCGACCATTCCGACTAAATGTACCACTTTTCAATTACTCGAAATCAAAGGTAATGAGTCAAgtaaatgaaatatgtatcAAGATATAagatatacttattttaaaacgtttattatatttcagcTAACATCTTGGcctaattcaaatttattacaagTCACTACTAACATTGTTAAAAACGACATTTAACTGAAAAGGTAGAAtttccaaaaatgtataaatctACCTGGACAGATGTACAGCATACAatcttatataaataaattcgcTATCCTATTCATTTGACCGACGAACGCTCGGTAactcttttgttttgtctgaTATGGTGTCGTCTATTTCAGGAtcactttatatatttatataagaacGCGCATTACTCATACaccatatatattttcatattcataatTCAATtcccttttattattattctccTATTTACAGCTCAAAATTACTCAGTCTGAATATCGCGATTGCTCGATTCGAACGTCTTAAACTCGCTGTCGgaataaataaactataaaatggatcttaatattttagattttcattttgatattttaatacttatcTGCGAACAACTTGAAACTTTCGAggataaaaaaactttaagtcCCAAAAACTATAAATGCAATCGTAATATGCTTGGAAAATAATGATGGATCttgataactttattaaaataaagcttaaaatgaTCAAATGTTGAAATCTACGTTCCCTAAACATTTTCTGCAATAGTTTGAACGAGAACCAAAGTATGTAAGCCTTAATCTtacagaataataaaataataaatttatttggcaGGAAAGCAGTTGAATACATTGATTCAATTGGAAGAactaagaatttattttattaaaaccgATGACGTTGAGGATATCTCCACTTTACTTGCACATCTTCGTGTGTTAACTATCGATTATGTTCAAGAAGCAACGCTAAGACGTTTGGctatatattgtaaaaaattggagaaattgaaattttttaatttaaatttatttattccgCACTTTTCGCAAGTGACTCACATTGTGTTGTGTCATATACACTTTCGCCCTTATAGGCCAGATGAAATATTCAAGTTAGACAGCGGATACGAACACCAGCTACAAGTTCTGGTTTTagatcatttaattttgtgcaAAACAGCAATGTCACGTATATCTAAACTTCGTGCTCTTAAACACCTCGACTGTTTGGACATACCATCAAGTTCAATTGATGAACTTTTCAAAACGCAATTAGAGAAAATATGTACGAGAAATTTAGaacaaattaacattttgcgATTGGTAAAAGAATGTTCATCATTAAAGGATCTAACTTGTCATTGTAATTACATCGATGAGAAATTTCTTCCATTACTATTGGATTCATTAAAAGCGAGAGGATTTCAACCAGATCGCCCATTCGAGCTTAATATGACAACCAGCATTcaattcaaaaacattttattgactCAGGTATATACTAGATGCTAtataatgaatataatatatattttattatttatttaatttcagcttGGATCTATTCCGAAATCAAATTTACTAAACATGCAACTTTCTTATAGTGACACAATAGAGGAAGTAGAGGAAGTAGTGGAGGAAATAGAGGACGAAATAGAGGACGAAATAGAGGAGGAAATAGAGgaaatgtatttttgaaaTCTTCCTTCCTTTCCATTATGTTTAGATTTTGCTGTTATTATACCCATGATTGATTAATGCATTATTCACATGATATGATAATTACTACATTTTACAAGCAGAactcatttttataaatcattGCCCAAATTTTAGttcttttatgtatatttatacaacatatttaatatatacccATGATTCATAACCcacaagtttatttataaaacatatataatatatatccATGATTCAGCTTCATTTAAAGAATAATGACTCACAagttatatatgtaattttagAGCTCTCAAGATTTCTTACAATTTTTACCCGGTCTGAATTTCGTGATTAATCGAAACGAACGTTGTCCACTTGCAGTCggaataaatcaaaattgcaataaatataaacatctTGGAGTTCTAAGTGAAAATTCGGcaattgatgctgatcaagaatatatatactttatagggtctgccacgcctccttctgcctgttacgcgtttttaaaaaaacacacatttttagttcaaaatgtgAATAGCTCAGAAAAATCGAGTCATATTTTTTAGAGGAGCTTAAACCAAGGCTGAAAACCGGTTCGGAACTAAAagctgaaccggatcatgaaacgaaccattgaaaatatttactcCGCAAGCCCGAACCTAGCCGAAccgcttttaaaaataaaaggttcggttcaaaaaaaaaattacacacaatttatttcaacACTACTAGTTTAAAATGGTATAAAAGCCTTGGTTTAAATGCACCTTAACCGTATTAATTGGAGTTACTctaattgttgaaatttaagTCATCAGATTATAAAGTTTCATTTATAGACCcacatgtatatatttttaatacatcgGGCAGTCATAggaaattttccaaatttgctGCATATATTGCTGGTCgcctttcgtcactagcgcagTGATAGCCAATTTTGGCCTTTCTCTCACCTCTGCGTCACCTTCGACTTTCTCAGGCTGATGTTTTTGGCTAAAAGTAAATTCCCGCCAAAGGTAAACTCCAGCTGAGCCTtgctaaacaaattttagcGCCTCTACCTTTTTGGCAAAGTATGGCCGGGAGATGATTGGAAAAACAAGCGGAACATGCCGAAAAACGGCAACTGGGAACTGTTAACTGggacatgtgtgtgtatgaacaTTGGTAAAGAGCACGTACCAAGACGTAGGTGCGATCTGTTGTTGTGCCACATGATAATGTGCATTTCTACGGCAAAATGTGCTTTTCCCATAGCGCCAGGCGTGCTAAAGGAATTTCTCAAGGAAAGCGGCAAGAATTTCACACACATTACACGGCGCttgaaagaaaaatgaaaatggtagatggaagaaaaaaacacaCGAGTCAAAGTTACATATGTTGTTAGTTTTGGTTCGTGCTAAATGGATCTTCCCAGTTCCCAAAAGGCGGGGACCAagctgtctctgtctcggtctcagtctctctctctctctctctctttccctggTTATTCAAGAAATTTCCATGTGGTATTTCCTCCAGCTCCGCTTCGACAACTATCGACGATATTAGCAACATTATCATAAAATGCGATTTTATAACTGGGCGACATTTTCCCACCGTTTGTTGTCCCATGTGTGAGGGAAATCCTTGCTATTGGTTTTTTCGTCCGCTGCTGGGAAAACGCCTGAATTGTTATGTACCTGAGCTGGAAATGCGGACAGAGGACTGAGCACTGAGAATTGAGTAGAGGACTGAGAACACGTGGCCAGTAGCCTGTTAGGGAAATGTGATGATTATGAGACTCTCTCAGCTCGCAACTGTGGTCATCTCAAGTGCACAGGTTGTAAAGTTACTTGCCACACCCACAAATCACCACTGCACACTGTGACACACTTGACTCTATGCGCCGGCGCAGGCTCATCctctcatctcatctcatctcatctcattTCATCTGttctctcttctcttcccTCTTCTATGCTCAGCGGGACAACAGGTAAACACTGAGAGCTCAACAGGTAAACATTTGCCAATAAAAACAGCCTGTTGCTTTCGACGCGTGTCAAGTGTGTGTGAATATTGAGTGTGGAATGATGCATGTTGAGTGTGTACATTGTCCTCTCCTTTATCTACCTGTTGCTGACACTTGTACTTTGCATAACGAAAGGATACGCTATTTAAAGTCAAGTTACAAACAACCTTTAAATTATCAACCattcagcaaataaaaaattactctccataaatttatttactacaATTTACTCTTTAAAAGGTTGAGATCTAATTCGAATTCCACATAATTTCTTTATTCAGTTGTTTactaaaattcaataattctTTGTTATTCCCATTGAAATTCATGCTTTATCCGAATCTTAACACTTTaggaatttcaaaaattaatgttgaTAAATTCGTTTTCTTTgacttcaatttaaatggatttaaaTGCTGTTTAA includes the following:
- the LOC117781495 gene encoding uncharacterized protein LOC117781495, whose protein sequence is MSRISKLRALKHLDCLDIPSSSIDELFKTQLEKICTRNLEQINILRLVKECSSLKDLTCHCNYIDEKFLPLLLDSLKARGFQPDRPFELNMTTSIQFKNILLTQLGSIPKSNLLNMQLSYSDTIEEVEEVVEEIEDEIEDEIEEEIEEMYF